Proteins from a single region of Malaclemys terrapin pileata isolate rMalTer1 chromosome 23, rMalTer1.hap1, whole genome shotgun sequence:
- the LOC128828156 gene encoding TLC domain-containing protein 4-like: MEESTRMGYCIVAGSFVAFQFFFSAVSPQLSLALSRHYCSLNAVKKCEWNSRCVSTLHALIVGLFCLYILFFDGAINANPIWGDPYLVKLNVAITCGYLLYDLLLLLRYWKTLGDSLFVCHHLVALYAYGYVLSRGVLPYFANFRLLSELSTPFVNLRWFFDTVGQPRSSWFVLANGLAMTVVFFLVRIAVIPSYYARVLAWYGTPEYARLGLAVQVAWIVPSLALEVLNLVWMYKIVRGFYRAFCRPRERKAACSHSD, from the exons ATGGAGGAGTCCACGCGGATGGGTTACTGCATCGTGGCCGGCAGCTTCGTGGCCTTCCAGTTCTTCTTCTCGGCCGTCAGCCCCCAGCTCTCGCTGGCGCTCAGTCGCCACTACTGCAGCCTGAACGCTGTCAAAAAGTGCGAGTGGAACTCCAG GTGTGTCTCCACTCTGCACGCGCTCATCGTCGGCCTCTTCTGCCTCTACATCCTCTTCTTCGATGGAGCCATTAACGCCAACCCCATCTG GGGGGACCCTTACCTGGTGAAACTCAACGTGGCCATCACCTGCGGCTACCTGCTCTACG atttgctgctgcttctgcgcTACTGGAAGACGCTGGGCGACTCCCTGTTCGTTTGCCACCACTTGGTGGCGCTGTACGCCTACGGCTACGTGCTG agccGAGGGGTGCTGCCCTATTTCGCCAACTTCCGCCTCCTGTCCGAGCTCTCCACCCCATTCGTCAACCTGCG GTGGTTCTTTGACACCGTGGGGCAGCCCCGCTCCTCCTGGTTCGTCTTGGCCAACGGCCTGGCCATGACCGTGGTCTTCTTCCTGGTACGCATCGCCGTCATCCCCAGCTACTATGCCCGCGTGCTGGCCTGGTACGGCACGCCCGAGTACGCCCGCCTGGGGCTCGCCGTGCAGGTGGCCTGGATCGTGCCCAGCCTAGCCCTGGAGGTCCTCAACCTGGTCTGGATGTACAAGATCGTCCGGGGCTTCTACCGGGCCTTCTGCCGGCCCCGGGAGCGCAAGGCGGCCTGCAGCCACAGCGACTAA